A window of the Iodobacter fluviatilis genome harbors these coding sequences:
- a CDS encoding polyprenyl synthetase family protein, producing MEFVKSVIGEEMQAVDQVVRDRLYSDVILVRQVAEYIVNSGGKRLRPMMVLLSAKALGYEGTHHRELAGVIEFIHTSTLLHDDVVDESDLRRGRDTANVLFGNAASVLVGDFLYSRAFQMMVSCGSLRIMQVLADTTNIIAEGEVLQLMNIGNVDIDEAAYLKVIRYKTAKLFEAAARLGAILAESNPDTEDRMARFGMHLGTAFQIIDDVLDYSGKTSEIGKTLGDDLAEGKATLPLIHVMSHGTPEAAHIVRTALQHANRDELPAVLTAVQASGSLEYARAVAAKEAQLAKDCLEGLTLNPYLQSLLLLADISINRNS from the coding sequence ATGGAGTTCGTAAAATCAGTTATTGGCGAAGAAATGCAGGCGGTGGACCAAGTTGTCCGCGATCGCCTCTATTCTGACGTCATTCTAGTGCGGCAAGTCGCCGAATATATTGTGAACTCGGGCGGTAAACGCCTGCGTCCGATGATGGTGCTCTTGTCTGCAAAAGCCTTGGGCTATGAAGGCACCCATCACCGCGAGCTGGCTGGCGTGATCGAGTTTATTCATACCTCGACGCTGCTGCATGACGATGTGGTCGATGAATCCGATCTGCGCCGAGGCCGTGACACAGCCAATGTGCTGTTTGGCAACGCCGCATCGGTTTTGGTGGGCGACTTCTTATACTCGCGCGCGTTTCAGATGATGGTGAGCTGTGGTTCGCTGCGAATTATGCAAGTGCTGGCCGATACCACTAATATTATTGCTGAAGGCGAAGTACTGCAGCTGATGAATATTGGCAATGTCGATATCGATGAAGCCGCTTATTTAAAAGTAATTCGCTACAAAACAGCTAAATTATTTGAAGCCGCAGCACGCCTTGGCGCCATTCTTGCCGAAAGCAATCCTGATACGGAAGATCGTATGGCGCGCTTTGGTATGCATTTAGGTACCGCCTTCCAGATTATTGACGATGTATTGGATTACTCTGGCAAAACCAGTGAAATCGGCAAAACGCTGGGCGATGATCTGGCTGAAGGCAAAGCGACTTTGCCGCTGATTCATGTGATGAGCCACGGCACGCCAGAAGCCGCCCATATTGTCCGCACCGCATTGCAACACGCTAACCGTGATGAGCTGCCTGCCGTACTGACTGCTGTGCAAGCCAGCGGTTCATTAGAATATGCGCGTGCTGTTGCGGCAAAAGAAGCGCAACTGGCTAAAGACTGCCTCGAAGGACTTACGCTAAACCCT